CGCGCCGAGGTCGCGGTTGCCGGCCATGCCGAGATGGGTGACGGCGGTGCCGTCGGCCTCGATGCCCGCGGCGACCGCGCCGGGGTTGGTGAGGGTGACCACCCCGTGCTGGACGGGGAGATGGCGCAGCAGGAGCCGCAGCTGTTGCTCGGCGCCGCCGATGCCGAGCCCGGTGATGACGTGCAGGACCCTCATGGCGCACCGACCACGGCGGGTCCGGCCTGGGCCTGCGAGGGGAACACGTCGACGGGGTGGCGGCGGCGCAGCGGGTGCAGGACGCGCTTGGCGGTGAGCCGCCAGGAGGTGTCGTCCTCGCCGATGTGGACGCGGGGCAGGGCGTACGCGCCGGTGTGCGGGCCCGGGTCGATGGCGCAGGCGTGGCGGTAGCCGGCCTTCCGCACGGCGTGGATCACGCGCGGGTCGACCTTCCCGTACGGATAGCAGAAGCCGTCCACGGTGTCGCCGGTGATCTCCTCCAGGAGCTCCCGGCTGCGCCGGGTCTCGTCGGCGAGCGCCGCGTCGTCGGCCTCGGTGAGCGCGACGTGCGTGAGGCCGTGGGAGCCGATCTCCATGCCGGCCTCCGCGATCCGCAGGATGCCGTCCTCGTCGAGGAGCCGTTTGCGCGGGCCTTCGGTGTCCCAGGCGTTCTCGCCGCCGAGCCGGCCGGGCAGGACGTAGACGGTGGCCGTGAAGCCGTGGCGGCGCAGCAGTGGCAGCGCCGATTCGTGGAAGTCGGCGTAGCCGTCGTCGAAGGTGAGGCCGACGAGCCCTTTGGCGCGCCCGGCGGCGGTGGCGGCCAGCAGCTCCCGTACCGAGACCCCGCGCAGCCCACGGTCGCCGAGCCAGTGCAGTTGCCGGGCGAAGCGGACGGGGGAGACGGTCACGTGGTACGGGTCGTCACCGGGGTCCGTGATCGAGTGGTACATCGCCACCCACAGGGGCGGTTTCACCCACAGGGGCGGCTTCGGCAGCAGTCGGCGCAGCGCGGTGGGGGCGGGCATGGTCGGTCCTTCGGGAGGCGGAGCGGGGCAGGGGCGGAATCTCCGGCGCCTTGGCGG
Above is a genomic segment from Streptomyces sp. NBC_00094 containing:
- a CDS encoding polysaccharide deacetylase family protein; the protein is MPAPTALRRLLPKPPLWVKPPLWVAMYHSITDPGDDPYHVTVSPVRFARQLHWLGDRGLRGVSVRELLAATAAGRAKGLVGLTFDDGYADFHESALPLLRRHGFTATVYVLPGRLGGENAWDTEGPRKRLLDEDGILRIAEAGMEIGSHGLTHVALTEADDAALADETRRSRELLEEITGDTVDGFCYPYGKVDPRVIHAVRKAGYRHACAIDPGPHTGAYALPRVHIGEDDTSWRLTAKRVLHPLRRRHPVDVFPSQAQAGPAVVGAP